CACCCCAAAGTGTGCAGAtgctcccaaaatgtgcatttacacCCTTTAGaccatgggggaaatgtgcattttcagctgtttttttttttaatgttcatacttttctattactaaatttgtgcaaaattcaggaaagttagaaaaatggccAACAAGTCTCTGGAATCCACCCAACTGGGGAAATCCAAACCATGACTAGGAATTCATAAAAATCCCTAGTCAGGAGTGATtgctcttccctctctccctgcagagaaaagggggtgggtctTTGGGGAGGGGCTTCTGGAGGTTGGGCCCGCCCCTAGTGGGGTCTGGCCCCAATCACCTCAAGCAGTTTAGTAACTCCTATTGAAATGTTTTCTGACCTTTTCTAAAATGGCTCAACTGAAACACGAATAGGAAGTAATGCAAATAGGACTCACAGCTAAAACAGTATTTGATTGGCTGGACTGTCTCTCTGTCATGCATCTTGTGTAACAGAGCTCCCCCTGTGGGTGCACTTTGATTTCTGGTTCTATGTTACGGCTTCCTTCACCCATGGCTGTGGCTTGAATTAGGGCTGTGCGCCACTTCAGCTCCAGAGCCAAATTCTGAGCCAAAGTGAGCCAATTTGGACCAAATTGGTCCAGATCTGGAGCAGGTCAAATTTAGGCTGAAGCGGTCCAAAGCAAGTTGGATCAGGCCTGGAGCACTTCAGAGCACTTTGGCCCAATCCAGACTGTCCCCCACTTGCTCCTTACCTGGAACCCTCACAAGTGCCAGCATCCATCCGCACGTGTTTAAGGGTCGCCATTTAAAGAATGTCGACTTGTATATTCCCATGAAATCCATTGGAAATGGCGACCATAAAGTAGCCATGGATGCAACATTATGCCATTTCCAGAGGGGCATGGCTGGGAGGGGCATGAGCAGGGGCCCTGAGGGCACCCAGTGAAGATGGCGGGCCTGTTGGATGTCTGAATAATTCAGACATCCAAATCTCACTTTGGTTCCAGCTTCAGATCAGGGTGGATCTGGGCTGAAGGGGACCAAGGTGGATCAGGACTAGTTCAGAAGCTCCAAAGCAGCCTCCAAAGCAGGGTGGGGGTCCGTGCCCAGCCCTAGTTTGAATCCCCTAATCCAATTTATGGTCCATTTTTCAGGTCAACAGCTCCCATGTGCATTACGCCAATGTGATCGAGTCAGGCAGAGAGGATCAGGGTGTAATCACTAGGAGCATCCTCACCCAGGTTCACTTCTCCTGCATCTACGCCTACAAGCGTGTGGTCGGTCTGCTCCACCCAATCAAGGCTATGGACACGTACGTTTGTTGCTTCGGCTCTGCCAGGCATTTCATCTTCTGATCTacagagccggccctaccattaccTTGAGTGAAGCAGTCAGCTCGGGTGGCAGAGGTTGGGAGTCAACAGCGAGGTGTGGAAAGAGAGAGGTGTGTGCAGCTCAGCCTGCTCTGCACCTCCTCAGGCTGCGGGCTTCAGGGTCAGTGACGGATGGTGTCCCACCATCCGTGGTGTAGGGCAGCCAAGAGAATAAGTATAAAAAAACGGGTGAGGGTAACCATATAACTTTCCACATCTATGGATTACTGACtagtttgggggattttttgggggggtgcctCTCTTTCTTAGGATTGTGCAGTTTGCAGTCAAGGAAGGGGACTTCACGGTGACGATGGTGCTTTACGAGAACGCCACCTACGAGCACCCCTACCGCCAACAGCCGCTGACACTCCTCATGACTGACACCCTCTACGTCCTCCTGCAAATTGAAGGGCAGGATCAGGTGAAGTACTTCTTCCTGAGCGTGGAAGACTGCTGGGGCACCCCGACGGCTGACCCAAACCACAGCACGAAGCACCCGCTGATCATGAAAGGGTGAGAGCCTGGAGGGGGGGCCTAGCTGTGGCTATTGCTTCTGTAGATGACATTGGCCAATGGATCACGGTGATGGATTAGGATAAAATTGGCTGCTCTAGTCAGTGTcctagggcttctctacaccagggcTTTATTCTGCACCtataccagggcttctgcttctgcatTCTTTACAGGATTAAGACTGGCTTCTTTACATATCCTTATATGCGATGTTTTGGAAGATTTTGGGGATTTTTTCTCTCTGCAATTCTACATGTTCCAttatatagccactagatggtgctgcagcATAGCACAATTGCAGAAGTACATACAACCTTTGCAGCCCTTCATCGCGCTTCTAGTAAAAATGCCGGACTTTCccgatcttaaaaaaagaagagctgggataaaggttataaagcacaggagaagccctggaggttgacggcTTCATGTaaagagcccacaaactcccatgAATGACTAATCGTAAGCACATGATAGAAGCCTCATGTAGAGATGTCATATTGCTCTGCCAAGCAGCTGGACCTCATGACAGGGATACTTGAGGATGTCACTCAGCCCACATTCCCGGTAAGCCGGCTTGATCCACACGCCCTAAACTATTGTGCAGATcagaactcagttatcctttggatgTTTCCCTTCTCTGGATTTTGCGGTGTATCTGTCAGCTCAAAATGTgtgtaaaaatgtacattttaagataaaaacacttagaAGTTTGttctttgagagaaaatacattaacaaatgcattttatgggaaaatatgtatttaaaatttaaatacaaattttcagGAGGATGAAAAAGCAGATCAATGCCATAACAGAACAGATTTATGACTGAACACATGCAAATCTGATGTGGACCAGAAATCAGGCTGAACTGCCCAtcctagcaaaaatgcaggtcCCAGGTTCTCtggcagcttttaaaaacaaatctgggGTGCATCTTTTGGCTTGAACATGACAGTCACATgtttattatttgtgaaagcccTAAAACCCTCGGCTgtgtataaaatgcattaaaagacAGGCCCTCTCCTGCCGCGGGAAGAGGAGATTCAATCTCGCCTCTTGACCCTCAGGGAGGAGTTCTGCTCTCTCTTCCAAAGTCAGATGCAGACCTCCAACCTCAGAAGAAGAGATCATGGATGCTCCTTGCCTGCTTCCATGGACCTTTCCATGACCCTTCCCTCTCTGACAACCTAGGCAGCGCAGGGAAGGCTTTTGATATGCACTGTCCAAAATAACCCTAGGCCTCCTCGCTCTCAGCCCTCCCAAGTTTGCAACACTGGGAGGAAATAGAGCCAGTGaaggctgggggctctgatgaTAGTGAGGAGAgcttggagaactcctttagagctGTGACTGGCTAGGACTGaagcccggagtggattcaccgccccactggtatcgaagccaccagcctccactgtgtagaGCTGGTCTAAATGCTATGCTACTCCATCCTCCTTTTCGCCCCGCTGGCAGAAAACATCGGAGTGTCTTGACCTCGAAGCGCTCAGAACAAGCCCCATGACGGCCCTGCCCAGCTGCAATGCACATGTGCAGAGGGGTGAGTTCCATTGAACTtagtaggacttacttcagagtagaaatgcattggggggattctacatgtcgtactgagggcgcttctatgcccccagtgcacccccaaagcgatcgtgtagcttgcctgggaagagacgaggaagaggcgtccttgccaccgccacccacctacctcctcgccggccgggttggagagctcggcagaagccgagctctccgacccggccggcgaggaggtaggtgggtggcggcggcaaggacgcctcttcctcatctcttcgaaaggcaagctacatgatcgctttgggggcgcactgggggcatagaagcgccctcagtacgacgtgtagaatcctccTTGGATTGCACCATACATTTGTGAAATGAAAGATGTTAGGGTGCACTCTGTTCTCAAAGTCCCCTCTACCCGTTCCCAGAAGTATAAGGGCAGCCTGCACTTACTTGGTGGGCTGAAAGGTGCTTTGAACGTGATTGATGCTGCTGCCATGTGTTCCAGGGCTGAATGCTAGCACTGAAAAACCAAGGTGCGCAACCCTGGCTCTGCCAGCTTGGCCTGTGTTTGGATCTGAGCATTTAAACAGCCGCTTGAGGTGCGATGCGCGCTTGGCTTCTTCCAGGTGTCCCCACGACAAGACGCTGAGCTTCCTAAACGCCATCGGAACCAGCACCACGGCGAAGTTCAAGTTTCAGATGTTCCAGTTCAAAAACTTCACGGAGGTGTTCCTGCACTGCCAAGTGCGTCTGTGCATACCAGACAACCAGGACCCCTGTGCCAAGGTACACCCCGTGTGGGcatctatgtgtgtgtgcatgtagtgTGTGAGAGTTGcgtgtgtttgtgcatgcaaaGGGTGTATGGGTGTGCATGAGGTGGTTGTGAGTGTGGGGTATGTTTGCTGCGTGTGTGTGTTCAGGatgtgcacatagaatcatagaatagcagagctggaaggggcctacaaggccatcgagtccaaccccctgctcaatgcaggaatccaccctacagcatacttgacagatggctgtccatgcATGGAAGGTATGTGTAcagggtgtgtggggaggggatgcAGACATTGGGTGGGGGTGTAAGTGTGCGCGCGCATACGTGGAGGCATTGGGGTATGTGAGGTGCATTTGGGATCTATGAGTCTAGGATCCTGGGCTCATTCTTTCATCTCTTTAGGGCTTGAATATTTATTTGGTGCAATGGAAGAGCTGTTCTCTCCCATGTTCTAGCAATGCAGCCTGGAGCAATTAGGCCATAATAGTTGGCACGTAATAAGTGATGGAGAGATCCAAGCTTGCTTGAgtgttgttttaaatgaggcaCATTCACTTCGGTGTAGGAGAATTTGAACAGCAGAGCTGCCATGAAACTTTGCCAACACTTAGAAAGTTTTCAAAATAcctggcagtgccaggtaagggaggagggacgcttaccttcctccgtcgcgggcttcaattgaggccccagttgaagctggaagtgaaggcctcttccagcttcaaccagggcctcaattgaagcccgcgacggaggaaggtaagggggcggggtgggtgttTGGCTTATCTTGGGCTTCTGACAGCGCcaccgtccatatagtgatggcggcaaagccggatctcgctccgcagagcggagcgggagacgggcggagcggcgcaaagcggattgggcccgatccggattttccggatcgggccatgaagcggattggggggtctgtgcacacccctagagacTACCTACTTGGTCTGCCCCACTAAGGTGATCTCTTGTGTCCGCTATTTTCTGTCTCCACAGAGTTGTTGAAAGGATAAAAAGGGATGAAAGCACACCGTTTCTTCCCCATAGCTCTTGAGGCATGGATGAGGAGGTCTGATTTAATTACTTCAGTTAGGAAAGGACAATAGGTGGCCATTGGCCCACACGTGTCTCTGAAATTTGGTGGTACACCAGCAAAAAGGAACGGGTTTCTCCTTGTTTGGGAGAAagatcaactttttttttttaccactgccCTGCTGAATTTCGGCAGCAAATTTGATGTCACAGCGGCACAGGGGGCTAGAGGTGGGTTTGGTGGTGGGAATTGGCCCCCAAGAACCCCAGGAGTCTCCCACCCCACCTTGATTCAAGTAGCCTTCAAAAGCCAGGGGTTGCCAAGGCTGTGTTTCCTGCAGAGCTGGCTTATTGTGTGGCTGTGAAATGGTTTTGCTAAGAAGCAGGGAAAATGGAGAGCGAAGCTTGGAGCTGCGAGCCGAACGATCCGAAAATGCATGCTTTGCGCATTAAGCAACGAGGTGAGACCATGTTTGCTTTGGCCTACAGCAATGTCCCAGCAAGCAAAGGAGCAGGAGGGCGCTGTCGGATGACTACAGGAAGATTGTCTCCTACGGGCCCAT
The sequence above is drawn from the Elgaria multicarinata webbii isolate HBS135686 ecotype San Diego chromosome 14, rElgMul1.1.pri, whole genome shotgun sequence genome and encodes:
- the LOC134408953 gene encoding uromodulin-like, which translates into the protein MLCWFLFPALLLPAAEGSDSHLMEPHSTGEEAAARPPGNLGPCFPSPCFHQGDCKEVGNRPVCTCKPGFTGPFCKEMVVKLQCEEEYMKMMVRKEVFEMLKIPLALVHLKNSSCKVSEQYDEGAGFWGAKLTGENHTTCGSVIKVNSSHVHYANVIESGREDQGVITRSILTQVHFSCIYAYKRVVGLLHPIKAMDTIVQFAVKEGDFTVTMVLYENATYEHPYRQQPLTLLMTDTLYVLLQIEGQDQVKYFFLSVEDCWGTPTADPNHSTKHPLIMKGCPHDKTLSFLNAIGTSTTAKFKFQMFQFKNFTEVFLHCQVRLCIPDNQDPCAKQCPSKQRSRRALSDDYRKIVSYGPIQFLVPSHLETRNAKDQQSLWSVQMWIPGAVASAGIAATFVLIAVAKAMKK